Proteins from one Planctomycetia bacterium genomic window:
- a CDS encoding serine/threonine protein kinase, with amino-acid sequence MPDLAEFLNDLEHTRLLSAEEMNHYRNTTKIDPPVTPQELALELVRHGKLSKYQADTLLKGRCKGLVMGNMELLAPLGKGGMAHVFLANDRQTQELLAIKLLPPNKAQKAPHLVDRFHREALIGKRLNHPGITKVQFLRYIRGVLCLALEYVPGMDIYRQVQQFGVMPIGTAVRLIADLAVALSHAHRQGIVHADIKPANVIMLPREVRHLHQGTRCKVLDFGLAIDLARPPERASLSGKGNIAGTISYMAPEQTYPDKLPLPASDLYALGCTLFYTLTGKPPFNIDSKMSAREKIAHQRHSPPPEILDFVPTVPMELAQLLSQLLAKDPARRPSSAQLVAEKLREIGKGR; translated from the coding sequence ATGCCCGACCTGGCAGAATTCCTGAATGATCTTGAGCATACCCGGCTATTGTCAGCCGAGGAGATGAACCATTATCGAAATACAACAAAGATAGACCCACCGGTTACACCGCAGGAGTTGGCACTGGAACTGGTCCGTCATGGCAAACTCAGCAAGTACCAGGCAGATACTCTTTTAAAAGGGCGATGCAAAGGCCTGGTCATGGGTAACATGGAATTGCTGGCACCTTTAGGGAAAGGTGGCATGGCTCATGTTTTTCTTGCTAACGACCGGCAAACGCAGGAATTGCTCGCAATAAAATTATTACCGCCAAACAAGGCTCAAAAGGCCCCACATCTGGTGGATCGATTTCATCGCGAAGCACTCATCGGCAAGCGCCTGAATCATCCGGGCATCACTAAAGTGCAGTTTCTGCGATATATCAGAGGAGTGCTATGTCTGGCACTCGAATATGTTCCTGGCATGGATATTTACCGTCAGGTCCAGCAGTTTGGCGTGATGCCGATCGGAACCGCGGTTAGATTGATTGCAGATTTGGCAGTTGCACTCAGTCATGCACATCGACAGGGAATTGTTCATGCCGATATTAAACCTGCAAATGTAATAATGTTGCCCCGTGAAGTAAGGCATCTGCATCAGGGAACAAGATGTAAGGTTCTGGATTTTGGATTAGCAATCGACTTAGCGCGACCTCCTGAACGTGCCAGCCTCAGCGGAAAAGGTAACATCGCTGGAACTATTTCTTACATGGCGCCTGAGCAAACATATCCTGATAAATTGCCTCTTCCGGCCTCTGATCTTTATGCACTAGGGTGTACGTTGTTTTATACTCTCACAGGCAAGCCACCGTTTAACATTGACAGCAAAATGTCAGCCAGAGAAAAGATTGCTCATCAACGCCATTCTCCCCCACCTGAGATTTTGGACTTTGTTCCGACTGTGCCGATGGAACTCGCTCAACTTCTTAGTCAGTTGTTGGCAAAAGACCCAGCTCGTAGACCTTCATCTGCACAACTGGTTGCAGAGAAACTACGTGAAATTGGAAAAGGTCGATGA
- a CDS encoding response regulator, translating into MKTVFTTGEAAKICKVSQQTIIRCFDNGQLKGFRVPGSRFRRIPRDALYRFMRDNGIPTDALESGKRKVLLVDDDPDLVEMIQKVLEDDGRFEVRTANNGFDAGMMVKEYRPDLIILDVMLPDINGKEVCQRVRSDESLDDVRIICISGMIEEDKITDLKASGANDFLHKPFEVEELIDRMCVQLEIEALSASA; encoded by the coding sequence ATGAAGACTGTGTTCACGACTGGCGAAGCTGCGAAAATCTGCAAGGTAAGCCAGCAGACTATCATTCGCTGCTTTGATAATGGCCAACTCAAGGGATTTCGCGTCCCAGGTTCCCGATTTCGCCGAATCCCCCGTGATGCCCTATATCGCTTCATGCGAGACAACGGCATTCCGACTGATGCCTTGGAATCAGGCAAGCGGAAAGTGCTTCTGGTCGATGATGATCCCGATTTGGTCGAGATGATTCAGAAAGTGCTCGAAGACGATGGACGCTTCGAAGTTCGCACGGCCAACAATGGTTTTGATGCAGGCATGATGGTCAAGGAATACCGTCCAGATCTCATCATTCTGGATGTCATGCTGCCTGACATCAACGGTAAGGAAGTCTGTCAACGCGTTCGTTCCGATGAATCGCTGGATGATGTCCGCATCATCTGCATCAGCGGCATGATCGAAGAAGACAAGATTACCGACCTGAAGGCCAGTGGCGCCAATGACTTCCTGCACAAGCCATTCGAAGTGGAAGAACTCATTGATCGCATGTGTGTGCAGCTCGAAATTGAAGCACTGTCAGCATCGGCTTAA
- the plsX gene encoding phosphate acyltransferase PlsX, with protein sequence MRIALDVMGGDHGPAPVVAGALEAVQTNPNIILTLVGDRGQIEPLIQNLPEEISSRVGTHHASQVLTMEDHPLLGLRKKPDCSILRTWQLMAERKVEAIVSPGNTGAVVAAGLRLKKFLKYVRRPGIATVMPTMKGPCVMIDVGANAAPKATHLFQYGVMGSIYARKICNKEHPTIGLMNIGSESAKGHDLAKETYELFKASHLSDRFVGNIEGRDIHRGATDVVVCDGFVGNVILKVCEGLFEFVLTMTGQALNSALDVEKLKGLGALKQLSEKYDYAAVGGAPLLGIDGICIICHGSSKERAIKNALLLAAKEIDAGLNQHIVKELEADPALAAAAANESDD encoded by the coding sequence ATGCGAATCGCCCTGGATGTGATGGGAGGCGATCACGGACCAGCCCCAGTTGTGGCCGGTGCTCTCGAAGCTGTTCAAACCAATCCCAATATCATCCTGACACTGGTTGGTGATCGTGGTCAGATTGAGCCCTTGATCCAGAACCTGCCTGAAGAAATCAGCTCACGTGTAGGCACTCACCATGCAAGCCAGGTGCTTACCATGGAAGATCACCCATTACTGGGGCTTCGCAAGAAACCTGATTGCTCTATCCTCCGAACCTGGCAACTGATGGCGGAACGCAAGGTCGAAGCGATTGTTTCGCCTGGTAATACAGGCGCCGTTGTTGCTGCCGGCCTGCGTTTGAAAAAGTTTTTGAAATATGTACGTCGACCAGGCATCGCTACCGTCATGCCAACCATGAAAGGCCCTTGCGTCATGATTGATGTGGGCGCCAATGCTGCCCCCAAAGCAACGCATCTCTTTCAGTATGGGGTAATGGGCTCCATTTACGCACGAAAGATCTGCAATAAAGAGCACCCAACGATCGGTTTGATGAACATAGGATCAGAATCTGCCAAGGGACATGACTTGGCCAAAGAAACCTACGAATTATTTAAAGCCAGCCATCTTTCTGACCGCTTTGTTGGCAACATCGAAGGCCGGGACATTCACCGCGGCGCCACCGATGTAGTCGTTTGCGATGGCTTCGTTGGCAACGTCATTCTGAAAGTATGCGAAGGACTTTTTGAATTCGTACTAACGATGACGGGGCAAGCATTGAATTCTGCACTAGATGTCGAGAAGCTTAAAGGGCTAGGCGCACTCAAGCAGTTATCTGAAAAGTACGACTACGCAGCAGTTGGCGGCGCTCCCCTGTTAGGAATTGACGGCATTTGCATTATCTGCCACGGCTCGAGCAAGGAAAGAGCTATCAAGAACGCATTATTACTTGCAGCCAAGGAAATTGATGCTGGACTGAATCAGCACATCGTTAAGGAATTGGAAGCTGACCCGGCACTTGCTGCTGCTGCTGCTAATGAATCAGATGATTAA
- a CDS encoding amidohydrolase codes for MTYMNRREWLAMALSTATVQTDTFAKDDKPKLDIHVHLFGTGDSGSGCRLSESIQNGIQFRVLTLALNLKTQGKTLDEAYVNVLIQHIKQSGLTKVAVLSQDAIYDSHGEADWNRTSFYVPNNYLFKITAQHQDLMIPCPGINPQRKDALEELERIHTQGARLFKIHPPTQGVNVADRKYTKFYQRCAELKLVIMVHTGHEHSAPVIDKDLANPARLELMLDQGPTVVACHAGTGWPSDYPDQLPAFTHLLKRYPNLWGDTAVLGTAGRVRDFSRLLENTAICDRLLHGSDFPFPISPSSYAARIGSETVKNINKEKSWIAKDYLLKEALGIGKASAERAWKVLLGK; via the coding sequence ATGACATATATGAATCGTCGTGAATGGCTTGCGATGGCTTTAAGCACCGCAACCGTGCAGACTGATACATTTGCAAAAGATGACAAACCCAAGCTCGATATCCATGTGCATCTGTTCGGCACGGGAGATTCCGGCAGTGGCTGCAGGCTGAGTGAGTCCATTCAGAATGGCATTCAATTCCGTGTTCTCACTCTTGCACTCAATCTGAAAACACAGGGCAAGACCCTTGACGAAGCCTATGTCAACGTGCTCATTCAGCACATCAAGCAATCAGGACTTACCAAAGTTGCCGTTTTGAGCCAGGATGCTATCTACGATTCTCATGGCGAAGCAGACTGGAATCGTACCAGCTTCTATGTTCCCAATAACTACCTATTCAAGATAACAGCCCAGCATCAGGACCTGATGATCCCCTGCCCTGGCATAAACCCACAACGTAAAGATGCACTCGAGGAGCTGGAACGTATTCACACTCAGGGAGCCAGGCTTTTCAAAATTCATCCACCCACCCAAGGGGTGAATGTTGCGGACAGAAAATACACGAAGTTCTACCAGCGATGTGCAGAATTGAAACTCGTCATCATGGTACACACCGGCCACGAACATAGTGCCCCTGTCATTGACAAAGACCTCGCCAACCCTGCCCGGCTTGAACTCATGCTCGATCAAGGTCCCACGGTGGTAGCGTGCCATGCAGGTACTGGCTGGCCCAGCGACTATCCTGATCAGCTTCCTGCATTCACTCATTTGCTTAAGCGCTACCCTAATCTTTGGGGTGACACTGCCGTGCTGGGAACTGCGGGGCGTGTTCGCGACTTCTCTCGACTGTTGGAGAACACCGCCATCTGTGATCGTCTCCTGCACGGGTCTGACTTTCCATTTCCCATCAGTCCCAGCAGTTACGCTGCTCGCATCGGCAGTGAAACGGTCAAGAATATCAACAAGGAAAAGAGTTGGATTGCAAAGGACTACTTACTGAAAGAGGCACTCGGAATTGGCAAAGCCAGTGCTGAACGTGCCTGGAAGGTATTGCTGGGTAAATAA
- a CDS encoding DUF1559 domain-containing protein, translated as MKVHRLSKRHGFTLIELLVVIAIIALLMALLLPAIQKVREAANKMLCASNLRQIGIAAHNYHGDYQKLPPGYYGPLLNNGTTNVSPDVAPERGPWIGCLVVLLPYMEQDNLYKQLWATQQNFPMVGPVPSGPPLQLGLQQEHFGWWTALGNIQPATGQVKLKILKCPSDTVDEATVEGALLTTHVANGFVMGLHPEDVGSEAYADALGRTSYTGVAGAAGNGEINNFYSRWEGIMCNRSQLTLGQLAVQDGTSNTLMFGEGLGGNGVGTRIHVWSWMGVGSMSTGYGLGKANIPCDDDDPPALGDTPPAGQDGAHWFRFSSRHAAGVQFCFGDGSVRLVRYGNTTQPSISITSDWALLQQLAGRRDGYQNDTSAILE; from the coding sequence ATGAAGGTACATCGCTTATCCAAACGACATGGCTTTACTCTGATTGAATTGCTGGTGGTTATCGCCATTATTGCCTTATTGATGGCGTTGTTGCTTCCTGCTATTCAGAAAGTCAGGGAAGCAGCAAACAAGATGCTCTGTGCCAGTAATTTAAGGCAAATCGGAATAGCTGCACACAATTATCATGGAGACTATCAGAAACTACCGCCAGGTTATTACGGTCCACTACTGAATAATGGAACCACCAATGTTTCGCCCGATGTCGCACCGGAGCGTGGCCCCTGGATTGGTTGCCTAGTTGTTCTGCTGCCTTACATGGAGCAGGATAATCTCTATAAGCAGTTGTGGGCCACACAACAGAATTTCCCGATGGTTGGCCCAGTTCCATCCGGTCCACCCCTGCAACTCGGTTTACAGCAAGAGCATTTCGGATGGTGGACTGCACTGGGAAATATTCAGCCTGCAACGGGGCAAGTGAAATTGAAGATACTGAAATGTCCATCAGATACGGTCGACGAAGCAACTGTAGAAGGGGCTCTTCTGACAACTCATGTAGCAAATGGTTTTGTGATGGGATTACATCCTGAGGATGTAGGAAGCGAAGCATATGCAGATGCACTTGGACGAACCAGTTACACAGGAGTTGCAGGTGCAGCAGGAAATGGTGAAATCAACAACTTCTATAGCCGGTGGGAAGGTATCATGTGCAATCGCTCGCAATTGACCCTTGGGCAACTCGCGGTACAGGATGGCACCAGCAATACGCTCATGTTTGGTGAAGGCCTTGGTGGCAATGGAGTTGGCACTCGCATCCACGTATGGTCATGGATGGGAGTAGGCAGCATGTCAACGGGTTATGGCTTAGGCAAAGCCAATATCCCTTGCGATGATGATGATCCACCTGCACTCGGGGATACACCGCCAGCAGGACAGGACGGTGCGCATTGGTTCAGATTCAGCAGCCGTCACGCTGCCGGTGTTCAATTCTGTTTTGGTGATGGTTCAGTCCGCCTGGTAAGGTATGGAAACACAACACAGCCATCGATATCTATTACCAGCGATTGGGCGCTTCTCCAACAACTGGCAGGCCGACGTGATGGGTACCAGAACGATACATCAGCCATCCTGGAGTGA
- a CDS encoding response regulator has translation MSQRVLSVGNCAYDQSNLQRVLKQHFRVEIDSADDAVSARKMINENDYKIVLINRVFDSNNESGVEFIKQLKKNESKIPVMLVSNFDEYQQQAMAAGAVQGFGKSSIGQPEFVELMMQYLN, from the coding sequence ATGTCTCAACGTGTGCTGTCAGTGGGAAATTGTGCATATGATCAAAGCAACCTGCAACGTGTGTTGAAACAGCACTTTCGTGTTGAAATTGATTCGGCTGATGATGCGGTAAGTGCTAGAAAAATGATTAACGAAAATGATTATAAGATTGTGCTCATAAACAGGGTATTTGACTCCAATAATGAATCTGGTGTTGAGTTCATTAAGCAGTTGAAGAAAAATGAATCAAAAATCCCTGTTATGTTGGTTAGCAATTTTGATGAGTATCAGCAGCAAGCAATGGCTGCAGGAGCAGTGCAGGGGTTTGGTAAGTCAAGTATTGGTCAACCGGAGTTTGTTGAATTGATGATGCAGTATCTGAACTGA
- a CDS encoding proline--tRNA ligase, whose translation MRVSHLFGETLREAPADVDIVSHQLLLRAGYVRQLAAGIFSYLPLAHRSMRKIEQILREEMNAIGGQEMTMPVVHPAEPWQQTGRWQVIDESLARFKDRKDRDMVLGMTHEEIVGVLCASEVKSWRQLPMLVYQIQTKFRDEARPRGGLIRVREFTMKDSYSIDKDEAGLKKQYAEHYHAYFRMYARAGLPVIAVGSDTGMMGGKVAHEFMYVTPIGEDTLVIDEAGYAANQEVAQFVKTPHDGGSPASMEKVLTPNCPTIEDLAKFLKVDAKQTMKMVFFVGTFQEGDRKVEKLVAAAVRGDMEVNQTQVTNKVKALSTRPAHPEEIQAVGMVPGYASPIGIAKGKAVVVLDDLLEKSTNLVSGANEAGFHYKNVNVGRDFTHDVVGNIALAQDGFLSVESGKPLKLVRGVEVGNIFQLGVRYSIPLNCNFSDESGKLQPIVMGSYGIGVGRLLACVAEEHRDQYGLALPISVAPFEVNLVLLAKKEETRKQAEQLYADLQAAGIEVLFDDRDAAAGVKFTDADLRGIPLRVTISDKSLEKGGVELKHRKAGKDFTLVPLAEIISALKAEISKLHAALKAEADKSPKWK comes from the coding sequence ATGCGCGTATCACATCTGTTTGGCGAAACACTCCGTGAAGCACCAGCTGATGTGGATATCGTCAGTCATCAGTTGCTTTTACGTGCCGGTTACGTTCGGCAATTGGCTGCAGGAATTTTCTCCTATTTGCCTTTGGCTCATCGCAGTATGAGAAAAATTGAGCAGATACTTCGTGAAGAAATGAATGCCATCGGCGGTCAGGAGATGACCATGCCCGTGGTGCACCCTGCAGAGCCTTGGCAGCAGACAGGTCGTTGGCAGGTAATTGATGAGTCGTTGGCACGTTTCAAAGATCGCAAGGATCGCGATATGGTCCTCGGAATGACCCACGAAGAAATTGTGGGTGTGCTCTGTGCTAGTGAAGTCAAATCCTGGCGACAGCTTCCCATGCTCGTTTACCAGATTCAGACCAAGTTTCGTGATGAAGCACGTCCTCGTGGCGGGCTTATTCGTGTCCGCGAATTCACCATGAAGGATTCCTATTCAATCGATAAAGATGAAGCTGGACTGAAGAAACAGTATGCGGAACACTACCATGCCTATTTCCGCATGTATGCAAGAGCAGGCTTACCTGTGATTGCTGTTGGATCAGACACGGGCATGATGGGTGGCAAAGTCGCTCATGAATTCATGTATGTCACCCCTATAGGCGAAGACACTTTAGTTATTGACGAAGCAGGTTATGCTGCCAATCAGGAAGTGGCACAATTCGTCAAGACACCACATGATGGTGGTTCTCCAGCCAGTATGGAGAAGGTGCTTACCCCAAACTGCCCAACGATAGAAGATTTAGCCAAATTCCTGAAGGTTGATGCAAAACAAACGATGAAGATGGTCTTTTTTGTTGGCACTTTCCAGGAGGGGGACCGAAAAGTTGAAAAGCTGGTAGCTGCTGCCGTCCGGGGTGATATGGAAGTCAATCAGACGCAGGTGACTAATAAAGTCAAGGCACTTTCAACCCGTCCGGCACATCCAGAAGAAATACAGGCTGTTGGTATGGTTCCTGGATATGCTTCGCCGATCGGGATTGCGAAAGGAAAAGCAGTAGTTGTTCTTGACGATCTTCTCGAAAAGAGCACGAATCTGGTCAGTGGCGCCAACGAAGCAGGGTTTCATTACAAAAATGTCAATGTAGGTAGAGACTTTACTCATGATGTTGTCGGTAACATTGCACTGGCTCAGGATGGGTTCCTAAGTGTTGAAAGTGGCAAGCCACTCAAACTTGTGCGTGGGGTAGAAGTAGGTAATATCTTCCAACTGGGAGTGCGTTACAGCATTCCACTGAACTGCAATTTTTCCGATGAATCAGGCAAGCTGCAGCCCATCGTCATGGGCAGTTATGGCATTGGGGTAGGTCGTTTGCTGGCTTGCGTAGCAGAAGAACATCGTGATCAGTATGGCTTGGCGCTGCCCATCAGTGTAGCACCGTTTGAAGTGAATCTGGTACTGCTTGCCAAGAAGGAAGAGACCAGGAAGCAAGCTGAGCAACTCTATGCAGATCTGCAGGCAGCAGGTATCGAAGTGTTGTTTGATGATCGTGATGCTGCAGCAGGCGTGAAATTCACCGACGCTGATTTGCGAGGAATTCCCTTGCGTGTCACCATTTCAGACAAGTCGCTGGAAAAAGGCGGCGTGGAACTCAAGCATCGCAAGGCAGGAAAGGACTTTACGCTGGTGCCCTTGGCTGAGATCATTTCGGCATTGAAGGCGGAAATTTCCAAATTACATGCAGCATTGAAAGCAGAGGCGGATAAGTCGCCAAAGTGGAAGTAA
- a CDS encoding SPFH domain-containing protein, with protein MNDRAFRLASGWSALIALLGGLLAIILIGVLLGFTPIPELAWLVVIPSIFWFICLFGFVVVNPNQACVVQLFGEYLGTIKDVGFYYGNPFYWRTRVSLRIRTFETGVTESDEVKDAAGKVVKQASQSRRPLKVNDKDGTPIEIAAVVVWKVIDAAQAVFQVDDYEGYVHTQADAALRNLASHYRYDAPEDDVSSLRGHIEDVAEKLKHELQERMQQAGVIIQEARISYLAYAPEIAAAMLQRQQASATIAARKLIVDAAVGMVEHALDELNQRKVVELDPERRASMVSNLLVVLCGHQSVQPVVNTGTLYS; from the coding sequence ATGAACGATCGAGCATTTAGATTAGCTTCCGGATGGTCAGCATTGATCGCCCTCTTGGGTGGATTACTGGCAATTATTCTGATCGGTGTACTTCTGGGATTTACACCTATTCCTGAACTGGCCTGGCTGGTGGTCATACCATCCATCTTCTGGTTCATCTGCTTATTTGGTTTCGTTGTTGTTAATCCGAATCAGGCCTGTGTCGTTCAACTCTTTGGAGAGTACTTGGGCACCATCAAGGACGTTGGCTTCTACTACGGCAATCCGTTCTACTGGCGAACCAGAGTCAGCTTGCGGATTAGAACTTTTGAAACGGGAGTCACTGAATCTGATGAAGTGAAAGATGCAGCAGGCAAAGTAGTGAAACAGGCTTCCCAATCACGTCGACCCCTGAAAGTGAACGACAAGGATGGCACTCCCATTGAAATTGCTGCAGTGGTCGTCTGGAAAGTAATTGATGCAGCACAGGCAGTTTTCCAGGTTGATGATTACGAAGGGTATGTACATACGCAGGCTGATGCAGCACTCCGAAACCTGGCGAGTCATTATCGCTATGATGCACCGGAAGATGATGTATCATCCCTTCGCGGACATATCGAGGATGTTGCAGAAAAACTGAAACACGAACTGCAGGAACGGATGCAGCAGGCAGGTGTCATCATTCAGGAAGCTCGAATCAGTTACCTTGCATACGCACCTGAGATTGCTGCAGCTATGCTTCAGCGTCAGCAGGCTTCAGCCACGATTGCTGCAAGGAAGCTGATCGTTGATGCAGCAGTTGGCATGGTGGAACATGCACTGGATGAGTTGAATCAACGGAAAGTTGTCGAACTTGACCCTGAGCGGCGTGCCTCCATGGTCAGCAATCTTCTGGTGGTGTTATGTGGGCACCAGAGCGTACAGCCCGTTGTGAACACTGGAACTCTTTACTCATAA
- the rpmF gene encoding 50S ribosomal protein L32 yields the protein MAVPKRRTSKAAKGKRRSHISTAKAPRYQYCSQCGEPVLPHRVCSQCGFYASKGQAESRHPLKENEKEEK from the coding sequence ATGGCAGTACCCAAAAGACGCACCTCTAAAGCAGCTAAGGGTAAGCGTCGTAGCCACATCAGTACCGCAAAAGCACCGCGATACCAGTATTGTTCGCAGTGCGGTGAACCTGTACTTCCTCACCGTGTTTGTTCCCAATGCGGTTTCTATGCTTCGAAAGGGCAAGCAGAATCTCGTCATCCGTTAAAGGAAAACGAGAAAGAGGAGAAGTAA
- a CDS encoding FAD-binding protein has translation MSSLSFLDKWPGSVQKQAPLAPLTSLRMGGPASALVTPDSIEVLYEMLTQAARNQVGVRFLGSGTNILVQDTGFQGLVIQFTAPCFQTIEVEDNKVSAKTGVTLGHLLSTAARRQLGGLESLVGFPGTVGGALKNDLKVKTGPLSQYVSRVQLLDSHGKVAWHARDEIPIDQLLSTPDGAIILGAEFTLHHDQKESIIKRIRKHWIHTTTNQPLRHERFARLFRDPPGGTANQLIVKASVQLSKVGSASLSERDANYVVVTGDAKVNDVLQLMELVQTHVEERLGETLQPSLVIW, from the coding sequence ATGTCCTCGCTGTCCTTTTTAGACAAATGGCCAGGAAGCGTGCAGAAGCAGGCTCCGCTTGCACCTTTAACTTCACTACGCATGGGTGGGCCAGCTTCAGCATTGGTCACTCCAGACAGCATCGAAGTACTTTATGAGATGCTCACACAGGCAGCTAGGAATCAGGTGGGTGTCAGATTCCTGGGTAGTGGAACAAATATTCTCGTTCAGGATACAGGGTTTCAAGGCCTAGTCATTCAATTTACTGCTCCCTGCTTTCAGACAATTGAAGTCGAGGATAACAAAGTATCTGCCAAAACAGGCGTCACCCTTGGACACTTGCTTTCGACTGCTGCGAGGAGGCAACTCGGCGGTCTGGAAAGCCTGGTAGGTTTCCCTGGTACTGTCGGTGGGGCGCTCAAGAATGATCTGAAAGTGAAAACAGGCCCACTCAGTCAATATGTCAGTCGCGTTCAATTACTAGATTCGCATGGTAAAGTAGCCTGGCATGCCCGAGATGAAATTCCCATCGATCAGTTACTTTCTACTCCTGATGGCGCAATTATCCTAGGGGCGGAATTTACACTGCATCACGACCAGAAGGAATCCATCATTAAACGAATTCGCAAGCACTGGATACATACCACAACGAATCAGCCCTTACGGCATGAAAGATTCGCCAGATTGTTTCGTGATCCACCTGGCGGAACAGCTAATCAGTTAATCGTCAAGGCAAGCGTTCAATTAAGCAAAGTTGGCAGTGCTTCACTTAGTGAACGTGATGCCAACTATGTTGTGGTGACAGGCGACGCCAAAGTAAACGATGTGCTTCAATTGATGGAACTGGTTCAAACCCATGTTGAAGAAAGACTCGGCGAAACACTTCAACCAAGTCTGGTTATCTGGTAA
- a CDS encoding Uma2 family endonuclease, whose amino-acid sequence MSTLFAASFDDAEIRIPRGITDNASFLRWATSKDAPEKGKYAYLGDHLWIDASMETLFHNTIKSEIAFILGPWVKQMGLGDYFTDGMLMSRPDLEFSSQPDGIFVSKLNWKTGRVKLQQNDNSLVLLGSPDMVLEVISKSSTLKDQKIKKHFYHLAGIKEYWLVDSRLASPTLLIYRHTLKGYVQVKPVKAWVKSVVFGTSFRLLIEQETRDRRSVKLQHS is encoded by the coding sequence ATGTCAACGCTTTTTGCTGCCAGTTTTGATGATGCTGAAATTCGTATCCCTCGCGGGATCACGGACAACGCTTCATTCTTGCGCTGGGCCACTTCCAAGGATGCTCCCGAAAAGGGAAAGTATGCATATCTCGGCGATCATCTCTGGATAGATGCTTCCATGGAAACCTTGTTTCACAATACGATCAAGTCCGAAATAGCTTTCATCCTTGGCCCCTGGGTGAAACAAATGGGGTTGGGGGATTACTTCACCGATGGCATGTTGATGAGTCGTCCCGATCTCGAATTCTCCAGTCAACCTGATGGCATCTTTGTTTCAAAACTTAATTGGAAGACAGGCCGGGTTAAGTTACAACAGAACGACAACAGTCTGGTGCTTCTGGGTAGTCCTGATATGGTGCTGGAAGTAATCAGCAAATCCAGTACGCTGAAAGATCAGAAAATAAAAAAACATTTTTATCACTTGGCAGGTATCAAGGAATACTGGTTGGTCGATAGTCGATTGGCTTCGCCCACTCTGCTTATTTATCGTCATACCTTGAAGGGCTACGTGCAGGTTAAACCAGTAAAAGCTTGGGTAAAATCGGTAGTCTTCGGCACTTCTTTCCGACTTCTTATCGAACAGGAAACGAGAGACCGTCGAAGTGTTAAACTCCAGCATTCCTGA